AAGACAATATCGTACATGATTTGCGTGTTCATCGGAAGAGAGGTAGTGGGGAAAATTCCTGTCCTCTGAAAGTAAATAGAAAATCGGTGGATTGGAGTTTTCTCAGTTCAGCGAGGTCTGATAATTTTTGTAGGCAGAGGTAGGGACTGAGAATATTTGTGCGTGATTTTTTATTTCTGCACTCAGTCGTCTCAGCGAGTCCAGACTAAAGATGCTCTTGGACGCAGGACCACAGTATCCTACCATAGGAGTGACTACTTTCGGCTCCTCGCGGCATCACTCAACAGGCGAAGTCACAGAAAGAGAAGTGGCTTTGGGGATAAATCCGTTCGCAGACGGGATGGGTGCTTTCAAAATCAACCACAGTTCGCATGATCTTGGCTCCGGGCAAACTGCATTTTCCTCCCAAGCGCCCGGCTACGCAGCCGCTGCCCTGGGACATCACCACCACCCGACTCATGTCAGTTCTTACTCTACGGCGGCTTTCAATTCCACCCGGGATTTTCTCTTCAGAAATCGAGGCTTCGGAGACGCTACCAGCGCTCAGCACAGTCTCTTCGCCTCCGCAGCGGGAAGTTTTGCAGCCCCACATGGACACTCAGATGCAGCGGGACACCTGCTCTTCCCAGGACTTCACGAGCAAGCCGCGAGCCATGCTTCCTCAAATGTTGTTAATAGTCAGATGCGATTGGGCTTTTCGGGGGACATGTACGGCAGAGCCGACCAGTATGGCCACGTTACCAGCCCGCGGTCCGACCACTATGCTTCGACCCAGTTGCATGGCTATGGCCCTATGAACAtgaatatggccgcgcatcatGGAGCAGGGGCCTTCTTCCGTTACATGAGGCAGCCGATAAAACAAGAGCTGATCTGCAAGTGGATCGAACCGGAGCAACTAACGAACCCAAAAAAGTCGTGCAACAAAACTTTTAGCACAATGCACGAGCTCGTCACCCATCTGACTGTGGAGCATGTGGGAGGACCGGAGCAGTCGAACCACATTTGCTTCTGGGAAGAGTGTGCCCGAGAAGGAAAACCATTCAAAGCCAAATACAAACTTGTGAACCACATCAGAGTGCACACCGGAGAGAAACCATTTCCATGTCCATTTCCAGGTTGTGGCAAAGTATTTGCTCGATCGGAAAATCTAAAGATTCACAAAAGGACTCACACTGGTAAGATTTGATATCAGACATTTTTAAGACGTAAAAATATAGTGGCAAATAGTCTAGTCTGCCAATACTAGTACAATTATACAGCGGCATTCAGTTGACTAACATGAATGCTTTATAATACGTCGATATATAACATATTTTATTGAGcctataaattaataaaaagaaggaaaaatgcaacacattttagtatGGCAGACTTGAGGATATGAGGGAAAATAAATTGATAATTGTTGTTGTAGGACATAGAAGTACTATTCAGTGTATAAACGGGTTCAATGCACATATATGAAATAAGTAACATTTGTTGCCATTTATTAGGCCTAATTTGATTAATATTGCATATTTCATATCGACTATGCATTTGTTCCTTTCATTATGCTTTTTCAATATTTATAACAGTTTTGAGAGataaaatgtttatatttgtaCTTTGTAGGTGAAAAGCCTTTCAAGTGTGAGTTTGAGGGCTGCGACAGACGGTTTGCAAACAGCAGCGATCGCAAGAAACACATGCATGTCCACACGTCCGACAAGCCCTATCTTTGCAAAATGTGCGACaagtcatacacacaccccagctCTCTCCGAAAACACATGAAGGTATAGTACTGTGTTAAACGTGAATACATTCTAACGTTATAAATAAAATACGATAAGCCTACATGTTTATGTTATTTGATTGATTATGGTTTGCTTATTGATACATTATAGCATTCCCTTAAATTAATGTGTGAGTAATTTGCTAATACCAGGAAACAGATACATACATTCATTGCACATTCAGAAAGCCTTTGAATTCAAATGTAGGCTTGAAGAGAATATATGTGAACTAATTTATAGTAGCCTATAATGCGTGCTGTGGAAATTAATTTATCTGACAGTGAACACATCCAGTTAGCTACCTTTCTCAAGTAAATTAATAGATTAAAAGTGTCGAATAAATGTCATACTTTACAATTAATTATGtatttcatgttgttttgaGTTCAGCAAAGTGTTCAGTGAAATCTAATACACTTTTCTAATGTTTATATCGCAGGTTCACGAGTCGACCACTCAAGGATCCCAACCATCGCCAGCGGCAAGTTCAGGGTACGAGTCATCCACGCCACCAACTATTGTGTCACCGTCTACAGAGAACCAGAGCAGCAGTTCCATATCACCAGCAGTATCGACAGTTCATCATACAAGTCACAGCACGCTGTCATCAAATTTCAATGAATGGTACGTGTAAATATTTCTGAAAAGACTGCAGAATTAAGACTGCTTTGGAATCAAAGACTAACAAGTCAGCCTTTAACGCGTGGACcgagagaaaaataaaacaagGAGGCCAAAATGGTTGGTTAACGGCTATTTAGCAAAGAAAGAGAACAATGCATGGACAAGGTGCAAGGCCAGCTACCAAgttttacattttctttatATCAAAAGACTGAAGTGGGGAATCTCGAAATGCATGCTATCTGCAGGTAGTGCCCTAATTTTTGTACATAAAGATTCACTTAGTtcaaaatgtaatattttattttgtaaatagtTATATCACAGTTTAAGGGAATTTGTGAAAATGTGGTCCCTAGATATATGGAAATGAGATGGTTAAAGAATATTGCGATGATTAGACTTGATTGAACAGAATGTTATAGTTATGTGTACCAAATGTGAATTACTCAGTATTACTACAGTCTACACGTCAACCTAACCGACTATTAGTATTAATGTGCTTTTGTATTCAGTGCAACATTTCGTCCAAGGTCCAGTTTGAGTAGCACAGTATCATTGTTGTTATTTAATGTCATGTCGATAAATCGTGTAGTGAAAGCCTGAAACTCcgtgtcaatctgttcatgtaCGTGATAAATATAAAACTCTCTGTCCATGCCTTGACAATTGCAAGGAATTATTACCTGTAAATAGATCAATTTTCCATATTTATCCGCATGTAAAGGACCGGTAACACATGTTAGAAATGATCGGTATTTATGGAGAAATACGCTCGTATGTAAAATTTAGTTTACAATAATGTTTGGTTACATTTCGTACTATATTAAAGGATTAAAAATACAATCACCGATTGCCTGCAAAATTtttgttcagaatcagaatcagaatcagaagggattttattcgccatgaacgTTTATACAGaccaaggaatttactttggcaggaaggtgcatacattaaacatataggaatgtTGAAACTTAAATTCTTAAACTCATTCCCGTAACATTTTTAGGCATGACTGGATAGCAGAGTGAATACTGCTTGCTGTGTACAACCCAACAGCCCTAGAAAAGATACAACTTTGAATAGGATATGagaactaggcctatatgtatgtTTTCACCAAATAAGAAAATGTTCATGGCTGTGCCACTAGATAGCTGAACGTCGATACGTCCACCCATTTCAATGTAACAAAATGGTAACATATTCCTATAGGTTATTTGAAATATGATGTACAAGTGTAACAATTTAGATACGCTTATTGATACACAGGGTTTAAATCACATCACATCACCCTTACATCAGTGAACAACTAGTCTAATCGTATAATAGGTCATTTATGTGAAGTAATTTGATTTAGGCTCTGTCTCGTGTCTTCTGTTTATCCAAAATTAACATGCCAGACGTTGCCCTGAAGTAATGTGCGAATTAAAACGATTAATCGTGACGGATACTCATCAGTGTAAACTGGATAGTTTATGTTGCTTAATTATTCTCGAATCTAATTCATTTTCCCTGTGTCGGATTTCATAGTTTTAGGAAGTGTTGTGGAGTCactgtttttcttttgttcCTTAGCAGCTTCCTTGACCGCCCCATTAGGCAGAAATCACATCAACAGACTCCAATGATCATGAGCGTGGTTAACAGTGCCAGTGTGCAAAACCCAATAATCTAATTCACAATCTCTCAGTTCACTACTAAATTGTCATTTGGACACttttgttgaatatataatcTGCATATTGAACGCAAATGCATTTTGCTGTTGCAATATCGCGCTTCGTTATGATAAAATGTGTAGTttaggctgtgtgtttgtgaaagtgtgtgGTCGAATAATTTCAAGCACAACTATTAACAGCAATAGTTCAGTTGTTCTGAGGTTAAGGCCTAAATAAAATCACGAAAAAATGACCCCAACTCTACACGTCCAGTAATTCAACTGTAGCCGTAATAACAacgtgtgtacctgtgtgtgtatgtt
This genomic stretch from Hypomesus transpacificus isolate Combined female chromosome 8, fHypTra1, whole genome shotgun sequence harbors:
- the zic1 gene encoding zinc finger protein ZIC 1; the protein is MLLDAGPQYPTIGVTTFGSSRHHSTGEVTEREVALGINPFADGMGAFKINHSSHDLGSGQTAFSSQAPGYAAAALGHHHHPTHVSSYSTAAFNSTRDFLFRNRGFGDATSAQHSLFASAAGSFAAPHGHSDAAGHLLFPGLHEQAASHASSNVVNSQMRLGFSGDMYGRADQYGHVTSPRSDHYASTQLHGYGPMNMNMAAHHGAGAFFRYMRQPIKQELICKWIEPEQLTNPKKSCNKTFSTMHELVTHLTVEHVGGPEQSNHICFWEECAREGKPFKAKYKLVNHIRVHTGEKPFPCPFPGCGKVFARSENLKIHKRTHTGEKPFKCEFEGCDRRFANSSDRKKHMHVHTSDKPYLCKMCDKSYTHPSSLRKHMKVHESTTQGSQPSPAASSGYESSTPPTIVSPSTENQSSSSISPAVSTVHHTSHSTLSSNFNEWYV